From a single Candidatus Nanopelagicales bacterium genomic region:
- a CDS encoding DUF456 domain-containing protein, whose amino-acid sequence MLLNVLVGLICVVGIVGTIVPFLPGTLLCAIAIGVWAVFTGGYGWWIGVGALAILAASMVLKYLIPGRSMRNQGVPAVVLIAGGAGGVVGFFLIPVVGVVVGFVAGIYCAELVRLQSIQAAWPTTVAAMKAAGISVLIELAAALFATAVWFGGAIALA is encoded by the coding sequence GTGCTACTCAATGTCCTGGTTGGTCTGATCTGTGTGGTCGGGATCGTCGGCACCATCGTGCCGTTCTTACCGGGAACGTTGCTGTGCGCAATCGCAATCGGGGTGTGGGCGGTATTCACTGGCGGCTACGGCTGGTGGATCGGTGTTGGCGCGCTAGCGATCTTGGCCGCATCGATGGTGTTGAAATACCTGATTCCGGGTCGATCCATGCGCAATCAAGGCGTGCCCGCGGTGGTACTCATCGCCGGTGGCGCAGGCGGCGTAGTCGGGTTCTTTCTCATTCCTGTTGTCGGGGTTGTCGTCGGATTTGTCGCCGGGATCTACTGCGCCGAGTTGGTGCGGCTGCAGTCCATCCAGGCTGCCTGGCCGACGACCGTGGCGGCGATGAAGGCGGCCGGGATCTCGGTACTGATCGAGTTGGCCGCAGCGCTGTTTGCCACCGCGGTCTGGTTCGGTGGCGCCATAGCTCTGGCCTGA